A single genomic interval of Noviherbaspirillum cavernae harbors:
- a CDS encoding UvrD-helicase domain-containing protein: MQNLLHNLNPEQLAAVTLPAQPALILAGAGSGKTRVLTTRIAWLIQTGQVSPAGILAVTFTNKAAKEMIARLSSMLPINTRGMWIGTFHGLCNRLLRAHHRDAGLPQTFQILDSQDQLSAIKRLLKSLNVDDEKYPPRNLMYFINGAKDQGLRAKDVEANDDYNRKFVELYDLYDTQCQREGVVDFAELLLRTYELLTRNQPLREHYQARFRHILVDEFQDTNNLQYNWLKLMAGQHNAVFAVGDDDQSIYAFRGANVGNMIAFEREFHVENLIKLEQNYRSHGHILDAANTLIANNSRRLGKNLRTDAGHGEPVRIYEAESDIREANWIIEEAKSLINEGATRSEIAILYRSNAQSRVIEHALFTAGIPYRVYGGQRYFERAEIKHAIAYLQLMDNPHNDSAFLRVVNFPTRGIGARSLEQLQDAARQYGISMYAAVPYVTGKAGTTLGGFVKLIEGMRFETQNLPLQELVQVMLDMSGLITHYQNEKEGADRIENLEQLVSAAMLFVSEEGFGIDAPAFLGPKSAEVAGPALTIADGVEVLDADAPLPAVMSPLSAFLSHASLEAGDNQAQAGQDALQLMTVHSAKGLEFDAVFITGLEEGLFPHENSAQEEAGLEEERRLMYVAITRAKKRLYMSFSQTRMLHGQTRYNMKSRFFDELPDEALKWLSPKVQHRWFGQRKSAWDEPPESGANNIAQSFNRDNAGWRVGETVSHAKFGEGVIVNIEGSGTNSRAHINFGRHGMKLLDLNIAKLEKVATRLNG, encoded by the coding sequence ATGCAAAATCTCCTCCACAACCTCAATCCCGAACAACTCGCCGCAGTCACTCTCCCCGCACAGCCGGCGCTGATTCTTGCCGGCGCGGGTTCGGGCAAGACCCGCGTGCTGACGACCCGCATCGCGTGGCTGATTCAAACGGGGCAGGTATCTCCCGCCGGCATCCTGGCGGTGACGTTCACCAACAAGGCGGCCAAGGAGATGATTGCACGCCTGTCGTCCATGCTGCCGATCAATACGCGCGGCATGTGGATCGGCACCTTCCACGGCTTGTGCAACCGTCTGCTGCGCGCGCATCACCGCGACGCGGGCTTGCCGCAGACCTTCCAGATTCTCGATTCGCAGGATCAGCTGTCGGCCATCAAGCGCTTGTTGAAGTCGCTGAATGTCGATGATGAAAAATACCCGCCGCGCAATCTGATGTATTTCATCAATGGTGCGAAGGATCAGGGCTTGCGCGCGAAAGACGTCGAGGCGAATGACGATTACAACCGCAAGTTCGTCGAGCTGTACGATCTGTATGACACGCAATGCCAGCGTGAAGGCGTGGTCGATTTCGCCGAATTGCTGTTGCGCACCTACGAACTCCTGACGCGCAATCAGCCATTGCGTGAACATTATCAGGCGCGCTTCAGGCACATTCTGGTCGACGAGTTCCAGGACACCAATAATCTGCAATACAACTGGCTGAAGCTGATGGCGGGGCAACACAATGCCGTGTTCGCGGTCGGCGACGACGACCAGAGCATTTACGCATTCCGTGGCGCGAATGTCGGCAACATGATTGCCTTCGAGCGCGAATTCCACGTCGAGAACCTGATCAAGCTGGAGCAGAACTATCGCTCGCACGGTCACATTCTCGATGCGGCCAATACGCTGATCGCCAACAACAGCAGGCGGCTTGGCAAGAATCTGCGCACCGATGCGGGCCATGGCGAGCCGGTGCGGATTTACGAAGCCGAGAGCGATATCCGCGAAGCGAACTGGATCATCGAAGAGGCGAAGAGCCTGATCAACGAAGGCGCGACGCGCAGCGAAATCGCGATTCTCTACCGCTCCAACGCGCAGTCGCGCGTGATCGAGCATGCCTTGTTCACGGCCGGCATTCCGTACCGCGTGTATGGCGGACAGCGCTATTTCGAGCGGGCCGAGATCAAGCACGCGATCGCCTACCTGCAGTTGATGGACAATCCGCACAACGATTCGGCTTTCCTGCGGGTGGTGAACTTTCCGACGCGCGGCATCGGCGCGCGCTCGCTCGAGCAATTGCAGGATGCGGCGCGGCAGTACGGCATCTCGATGTACGCGGCGGTGCCGTATGTCACGGGCAAGGCCGGCACCACGCTTGGCGGCTTCGTCAAGCTGATCGAAGGCATGCGTTTCGAGACGCAGAATCTGCCCCTGCAGGAACTGGTGCAGGTCATGCTCGACATGAGCGGCCTGATCACGCATTACCAGAATGAGAAGGAAGGCGCGGACCGCATCGAGAATCTGGAGCAGCTCGTCAGCGCGGCGATGCTGTTCGTGTCGGAAGAGGGCTTCGGCATCGATGCGCCGGCCTTCCTCGGGCCGAAGAGCGCGGAGGTTGCCGGTCCCGCACTGACCATTGCCGACGGTGTGGAAGTGCTCGATGCCGATGCGCCGCTGCCGGCGGTGATGTCGCCGTTGTCGGCCTTTCTGTCGCATGCCTCGCTGGAGGCGGGTGACAATCAGGCGCAGGCCGGGCAGGATGCGCTGCAATTGATGACGGTGCATTCGGCCAAGGGGCTGGAGTTCGATGCGGTTTTCATCACCGGGCTGGAAGAGGGCTTGTTCCCGCACGAGAACAGCGCGCAGGAAGAGGCCGGCCTCGAAGAAGAGCGCCGCCTGATGTATGTTGCGATCACGCGCGCGAAGAAGCGGTTGTACATGAGCTTTTCGCAAACGCGCATGCTGCATGGCCAGACTCGCTACAACATGAAGTCACGCTTCTTCGATGAATTACCGGACGAGGCGCTCAAGTGGCTGTCGCCGAAGGTGCAGCATCGCTGGTTCGGGCAGCGCAAGTCGGCATGGGACGAACCGCCCGAGTCGGGGGCGAACAACATTGCGCAGAGCTTCAACCGGGACAATGCCGGCTGGCGCGTCGGCGAGACCGTGTCACACGCGAAATTCGGCGAGGGCGTGATCGTCAATATCGAAGGCAGCGGCACGAACAGCAGGGCGCACATCAATTTCGGCAGGCACGGGATGAAGCTGCTGGACCTGAATATCGCCAAGCTGGAGAAGGTGGCGACGCGGCTGAACGGCTGA
- the thiE gene encoding thiamine phosphate synthase — MKGLYLVTPDWDDTQKLLEVTESGLRGGAALVQYRHKTAGAELRKEQAGRLLALCRKYDRPFIVNDHVELCLELDADGIHVGGTDEAVARVRAAVGPNRIVGASCYGSIELARDACEAGASYIAFGGFYPSRVKKYPVTTPPEIVAQAKSEIPLPSVVIGGMTRENAAPLVAQGADMVAAISSVYMADDPQAAARQFVALFA, encoded by the coding sequence ATGAAGGGCCTGTACCTCGTCACGCCGGATTGGGACGATACGCAAAAACTGCTGGAAGTCACCGAGTCCGGTCTGCGCGGCGGTGCGGCGCTGGTGCAATACCGTCACAAGACCGCCGGTGCCGAGTTGCGCAAGGAGCAGGCCGGCCGTCTGCTGGCATTGTGCAGAAAATACGATCGCCCCTTCATCGTCAACGATCATGTCGAGCTGTGTCTCGAACTCGATGCCGACGGCATTCATGTGGGCGGCACCGACGAAGCGGTGGCACGCGTGCGCGCCGCAGTCGGTCCGAATCGGATTGTCGGCGCGTCATGCTACGGCAGCATTGAACTGGCGCGGGATGCGTGCGAGGCCGGCGCAAGCTATATCGCGTTCGGCGGCTTCTATCCGTCGCGCGTGAAAAAGTATCCGGTCACCACGCCGCCCGAGATCGTGGCGCAGGCAAAAAGCGAAATTCCATTGCCGAGCGTGGTGATCGGCGGCATGACCCGCGAGAATGCCGCGCCGCTGGTCGCGCAGGGCGCCGACATGGTGGCGGCGATCAGCAGCGTGTACATGGCGGATGACCCGCAAGCGGCAGCACGGCAATTCGTCGCGCTGTTTGCCTGA
- a CDS encoding thiazole synthase has translation MNESQNQRQPEGLTIAGKTYRSRLLVGSGKYRDLEETRVATEASGAEIITVAIRRVNIGQDPNAPSLLDVVPPSRYTILPNTAGCYNAKDAIYTLQLARELLNGHKLVKLEVLGDEKTLFPNMPETLKAAEVLVKDGFDVMVYCSDDPIQARMLEEIGCVAVMPLASLIGSGMGILNPWNLSLIIEQAKVPVLVDAGVGTASDAAIAMELGCDGVLMNTAIAGARDPIRMARAMKLAIEAGREAYLAGRIPRKFSASPSSPMEGRVR, from the coding sequence ATGAATGAGTCACAGAACCAGCGTCAACCCGAGGGCCTGACCATCGCCGGCAAGACCTACCGCTCGCGTCTTCTGGTCGGCAGCGGCAAGTACCGCGACCTCGAAGAAACCCGTGTGGCGACCGAAGCCAGCGGCGCGGAGATCATCACGGTCGCGATCCGCCGCGTCAACATCGGGCAGGACCCGAACGCACCGAGCCTGCTCGACGTGGTGCCGCCTTCGCGGTACACGATCCTGCCGAACACGGCAGGCTGCTACAACGCGAAGGATGCCATCTACACCTTGCAGCTCGCGCGTGAGCTGCTGAACGGGCACAAGCTGGTGAAGCTGGAAGTGCTGGGCGACGAGAAGACCTTGTTCCCCAACATGCCGGAGACACTGAAGGCTGCCGAAGTGCTGGTGAAGGATGGCTTCGACGTGATGGTGTATTGCAGCGACGATCCGATCCAGGCACGGATGCTGGAGGAAATCGGCTGTGTCGCGGTCATGCCGCTGGCGTCGTTGATCGGTTCCGGCATGGGCATCCTGAATCCGTGGAATCTGTCGCTGATCATCGAGCAGGCCAAGGTGCCGGTACTGGTCGATGCCGGCGTCGGCACCGCATCGGATGCGGCAATTGCGATGGAGCTGGGCTGCGACGGCGTATTGATGAACACCGCGATTGCCGGCGCACGCGATCCGATCCGCATGGCGCGGGCGATGAAGCTGGCGATCGAGGCCGGACGCGAGGCGTATCTTGCCGGCCGCATTCCGCGGAAGTTTTCCGCTTCACCTTCATCTCCGATGGAAGGACGCGTGCGATGA